The proteins below are encoded in one region of Mya arenaria isolate MELC-2E11 chromosome 15, ASM2691426v1:
- the LOC128218850 gene encoding multiple epidermal growth factor-like domains protein 10 isoform X2, translated as MLSKARNIACVLMLLIAAGHAQCYNKNCASCTDQTQCNSCKDGWWGSQCNNNCSTNTTCPGSCRMANGFCTSCPDGTATYRKTCHNCSNHCRACYTHNLNYCYGCFKNSFPLSGKCYNQCFEGCSNACNMANGDCDCKGGYWGTQCHRQCGNCSGGTCIQSTGYCDCNDGYYGSQCTSVCRSGCLDGKCNATTGNCQCKDGYYGNSCQSTCKSNCVACVTSYNNCSACKSGYWGTSCSKSCNAGCQNRTCDMISGHCECKSGYWGPLADPCVNSCNEHCLNEVCDGISGECNCEPGYFGRKCQYRCGLGCENITCKKITGECDCKPGFFGELCDKICSSGCENRYCEKLTGECDCQPGYFGGLCEHRCSLRCENITCEKLTGVCDCSPGYFGATCLDRCNSHCSICFNESSCIKCEAGFYGKVCEENCTSGCINSECDQETGRCLCQNRFYGDFCENECFEQCTSCSSQVACLKCVPGFFGKTCNQSCPFACALSECDKDTGRCAKCWEGFDGDRCLPGVDHSESTNRKNVVVSVVSGSVVSIFLLTSGAVVIVWILKRRKDTAYRKETNIETRGSACETSPETDKEDRYKRLERMDGDEELEMYDIVRGADNSTYMNI; from the exons GCCATGCACAGTGTTACAATAAAAACTGCGCATCATGTACCGACCAAACCCAGTGCAATTCATGCAAGGATGGCTGGTGGGGATCACAGTGCAACAACAACTGCAGCACAAATACAACCTGTCCGGGATCCTGCAGGATGGCCAACGGCTTTTGTACTTCCTGCCCGGATGGGACAGCTACCTATCGAAAAACGTGTCATAACTGCTCCAACCATTGTAGGGCATGCTACACCCATAATTTGAACTACTGTTACGGTTGcttcaaaaatagttttccaTTAAGTGGTAAATGTTACAACCAATGTTTTGAAGGATGTTCTAATGCATGCAATATGGCAAATGGTGACTGTGACTGTAAAGGCGGGTACTGGGGTACTCAATGTCACCGTCAGTGCGGAAATTGTTCAGGAGGTACATGCATACAATCCACAGGATATTGTGATTGTAATGATGGGTACTACGGGAGCCAATGCACGTCTGTTTGTAGATCAGGATGTCTTGATGGTAAATGTAATGCAACTACAGGTAATTGCCAGTGCAAGGATGGTTACTACGGAAATAGTTGTCAATCCACATGCAAATCAAATTGTGTTGCCTGTGTCACAAGTTACAACAATTGCAGTGCGTGTAAATCAGGATATTGGGGAACGTCATGCAGTAAAAGCTGTAACGCTGGTTGTCAAAATAGAACATGTGACATGATATCTGGACACTGTGAATGTAAATCTGGGTATTGGGGACCTTTGGCAGATCCATGTGTAAACAGTTGTAATGAACATTGCCTTAATGAAGTCTGCGATGGAATATCTGGAGAGTGTAATTGCGAACCCGGTTACTTTGGGAGAAAATGCCAATACAGATGTGGTCTCGGGTGTGAAAATATAACTTGTAAGAAGATAACGGGGGAATGCGATTGCAAGCCCGGTTTCTTTGGGGAATTATGCGATAAGATATGTAGTTCCGGGTGTGAAAATAGATATTGTGAGAAATTGACGGGCGAGTGTGATTGCCAACCCGGTTACTTTGGTGGATTATGTGAACACAGATGTAGCTTAAGGTGTGAAAACATAACTTGTGAGAAGTTAACGGGAGTGTGTGATTGCTCTCCAGGATATTTTGGTGCAACGTGCTTAGACCGATGCAATTCGCATTGCTCCATTTGCTTCAATGAAAGTAGTTGTATCAAATGTGAAGCCGGTTTTTATGGAAAGGTTTGTGAAGAGAATTGTACAAGTGGTTGCATCAATAGTGAATGTGATCAGGAGACAGGACGTTGTTTATGTCAAAACCGTTTCTATGGTGACTTTTGCGAAAATGAGTGTTTTGAACAGTGTACATCTTGCTCATCACAAGTGGCATGCTTAAAGTGTGTTCCGGGcttttttggcaaaacatgtaACCAATCATGTCCGTTTGCATGCGCTCTGTCAGAATGTGACAAGGACACAGGGCGCTGTGCCAAATGCTGGGAGGGTTTCGATGGAGATCGTTGTTTGCCAG GTGTTGATCATAGTGAAAGCACCAATCGGAAGAACGTGGTGGTTTCTGTCGTTTCGGGTTCAGTTGTGTCGATATTTCTTTTGACGAGCGGTGCGGTAGTCATTGTCTGGATTCTTAAAAG GAGAAAGGATACCGCCTATAGAAAAG AAACCAACATTGAGACGCGTGGCAGTGCATGTGAAACCAGTCCCGAAACCGACAAGGAAGACAGATACAAACGACTTGAACGGATGGACGGGGATGAGGAGTTGGAAATGTACGATATCGTTCGAGGGGCAGATAACTCAACATACATGAACATCTAG
- the LOC128218850 gene encoding multiple epidermal growth factor-like domains protein 10 isoform X1 yields MLSKARNIACVLMLLIAAGHAQCYNKNCASCTDQTQCNSCKDGWWGSQCNNNCSTNTTCPGSCRMANGFCTSCPDGTATYRKTCHNCSNHCRACYTHNLNYCYGCFKNSFPLSGKCYNQCFEGCSNACNMANGDCDCKGGYWGTQCHRQCGNCSGGTCIQSTGYCDCNDGYYGSQCTSVCRSGCLDGKCNATTGNCQCKDGYYGNSCQSTCKSNCVACVTSYNNCSACKSGYWGTSCSKSCNAGCQNRTCDMISGHCECKSGYWGPLADPCVNSCNEHCLNEVCDGISGECNCEPGYFGRKCQYRCGLGCENITCKKITGECDCKPGFFGELCDKICSSGCENRYCEKLTGECDCQPGYFGGLCEHRCSLRCENITCEKLTGVCDCSPGYFGATCLDRCNSHCSICFNESSCIKCEAGFYGKVCEENCTSGCINSECDQETGRCLCQNRFYGDFCENECFEQCTSCSSQVACLKCVPGFFGKTCNQSCPFACALSECDKDTGRCAKCWEGFDGDRCLPGVDHSESTNRKNVVVSVVSGSVVSIFLLTSGAVVIVWILKRRKDTAYRKAETNIETRGSACETSPETDKEDRYKRLERMDGDEELEMYDIVRGADNSTYMNI; encoded by the exons GCCATGCACAGTGTTACAATAAAAACTGCGCATCATGTACCGACCAAACCCAGTGCAATTCATGCAAGGATGGCTGGTGGGGATCACAGTGCAACAACAACTGCAGCACAAATACAACCTGTCCGGGATCCTGCAGGATGGCCAACGGCTTTTGTACTTCCTGCCCGGATGGGACAGCTACCTATCGAAAAACGTGTCATAACTGCTCCAACCATTGTAGGGCATGCTACACCCATAATTTGAACTACTGTTACGGTTGcttcaaaaatagttttccaTTAAGTGGTAAATGTTACAACCAATGTTTTGAAGGATGTTCTAATGCATGCAATATGGCAAATGGTGACTGTGACTGTAAAGGCGGGTACTGGGGTACTCAATGTCACCGTCAGTGCGGAAATTGTTCAGGAGGTACATGCATACAATCCACAGGATATTGTGATTGTAATGATGGGTACTACGGGAGCCAATGCACGTCTGTTTGTAGATCAGGATGTCTTGATGGTAAATGTAATGCAACTACAGGTAATTGCCAGTGCAAGGATGGTTACTACGGAAATAGTTGTCAATCCACATGCAAATCAAATTGTGTTGCCTGTGTCACAAGTTACAACAATTGCAGTGCGTGTAAATCAGGATATTGGGGAACGTCATGCAGTAAAAGCTGTAACGCTGGTTGTCAAAATAGAACATGTGACATGATATCTGGACACTGTGAATGTAAATCTGGGTATTGGGGACCTTTGGCAGATCCATGTGTAAACAGTTGTAATGAACATTGCCTTAATGAAGTCTGCGATGGAATATCTGGAGAGTGTAATTGCGAACCCGGTTACTTTGGGAGAAAATGCCAATACAGATGTGGTCTCGGGTGTGAAAATATAACTTGTAAGAAGATAACGGGGGAATGCGATTGCAAGCCCGGTTTCTTTGGGGAATTATGCGATAAGATATGTAGTTCCGGGTGTGAAAATAGATATTGTGAGAAATTGACGGGCGAGTGTGATTGCCAACCCGGTTACTTTGGTGGATTATGTGAACACAGATGTAGCTTAAGGTGTGAAAACATAACTTGTGAGAAGTTAACGGGAGTGTGTGATTGCTCTCCAGGATATTTTGGTGCAACGTGCTTAGACCGATGCAATTCGCATTGCTCCATTTGCTTCAATGAAAGTAGTTGTATCAAATGTGAAGCCGGTTTTTATGGAAAGGTTTGTGAAGAGAATTGTACAAGTGGTTGCATCAATAGTGAATGTGATCAGGAGACAGGACGTTGTTTATGTCAAAACCGTTTCTATGGTGACTTTTGCGAAAATGAGTGTTTTGAACAGTGTACATCTTGCTCATCACAAGTGGCATGCTTAAAGTGTGTTCCGGGcttttttggcaaaacatgtaACCAATCATGTCCGTTTGCATGCGCTCTGTCAGAATGTGACAAGGACACAGGGCGCTGTGCCAAATGCTGGGAGGGTTTCGATGGAGATCGTTGTTTGCCAG GTGTTGATCATAGTGAAAGCACCAATCGGAAGAACGTGGTGGTTTCTGTCGTTTCGGGTTCAGTTGTGTCGATATTTCTTTTGACGAGCGGTGCGGTAGTCATTGTCTGGATTCTTAAAAG GAGAAAGGATACCGCCTATAGAAAAG CAGAAACCAACATTGAGACGCGTGGCAGTGCATGTGAAACCAGTCCCGAAACCGACAAGGAAGACAGATACAAACGACTTGAACGGATGGACGGGGATGAGGAGTTGGAAATGTACGATATCGTTCGAGGGGCAGATAACTCAACATACATGAACATCTAG